The proteins below come from a single Ruegeria sp. SCSIO 43209 genomic window:
- a CDS encoding tetratricopeptide repeat protein, whose translation MKNVLIVAILAGSAAQASADCPVAPDHISGVDALIAQAQTASSEREARGISGRMWQLWTDAPDARSQTLLDRGMSLRESWDLTGALAEFDALVAYCPDYAEGYNQRAFVNYLLQDYGAALIDLDRAIELSPNHVAALSGRALSLLGLKRLDEARTALNHALELNPWLSERALLAPGGLLDPPGEDI comes from the coding sequence ATGAAAAACGTACTTATCGTTGCCATACTCGCTGGTTCTGCCGCTCAGGCTTCTGCAGATTGCCCGGTCGCGCCGGATCATATCTCTGGCGTCGACGCCCTGATTGCGCAAGCCCAAACCGCGTCGTCTGAGCGCGAGGCGCGGGGCATTTCGGGACGGATGTGGCAACTCTGGACCGATGCGCCGGACGCCCGATCTCAAACCCTGTTGGATCGCGGGATGTCTCTGCGCGAGTCTTGGGATTTGACCGGTGCGCTGGCCGAGTTTGACGCTCTGGTCGCTTATTGCCCGGATTATGCCGAGGGGTACAATCAGCGGGCATTCGTCAACTATTTGCTGCAGGATTACGGTGCGGCCCTGATCGATCTGGATCGGGCCATTGAGCTGTCCCCGAACCATGTAGCGGCGCTTAGCGGGCGGGCATTATCGCTGTTGGGTCTCAAGCGGCTGGACGAAGCGCGAACGGCGCTGAACCATGCACTCGAACTGAACCCGTGGCTTTCAGAACGTGCCTTGCTTGCGCCGGGCGGGCTGCTTGATCCACCGGGTGAGGATATTTGA
- a CDS encoding Lrp/AsnC family transcriptional regulator, with protein MQNDLSSLDRFDRAILTALAEDGRISVTDLARRIGLSKSPTQARLKRLEADGIITGYRAMLDPIRLGLDHVAFVEVRLTDTREKALAEFNSAVRRVAEIEQAHMIASNFDYLLKIRTRSMTEYRTVLAEKISSLPHVANTSTFVAMEAVKETGLLAPL; from the coding sequence ATGCAAAACGACTTGTCCAGCCTTGATCGCTTTGACCGTGCGATCCTTACGGCATTAGCTGAAGATGGCCGCATCTCAGTGACGGACCTTGCGCGCAGGATCGGCTTGTCAAAATCGCCGACACAGGCGCGGCTCAAACGGCTTGAGGCTGACGGGATCATCACAGGCTATCGCGCCATGTTGGACCCGATCCGTCTGGGCCTTGACCATGTGGCCTTTGTCGAGGTGCGTCTCACAGATACTCGTGAAAAAGCACTGGCCGAGTTCAATTCAGCGGTGCGCAGAGTTGCTGAGATTGAACAGGCTCATATGATCGCGTCCAACTTTGACTATCTGCTTAAAATCCGGACCCGATCGATGACGGAATACCGCACGGTGCTAGCCGAGAAAATCTCATCCCTGCCGCATGTTGCCAACACCTCCACCTTCGTTGCGATGGAGGCGGTGAAAGAAACCGGGTTGCTGGCTCCGCTATAA